One genomic region from Anopheles bellator chromosome 2, idAnoBellAS_SP24_06.2, whole genome shotgun sequence encodes:
- the LOC131209353 gene encoding general odorant-binding protein 84a, which produces MHSRFGLLLAVAVALGAAVGCSMLNNDNAEQRSGLLADPATAKKVPEMSSQEAITECNRTFIITTEYWNELNETGSFPDETDRIPLCFVRCYLKALGILTEDDRVNKEQALALSWATAGETIDECLDEMTGTTCEKAYYLTRCVMTRALVDGRSKDNK; this is translated from the exons ATGCATTCCCGGTTCGGCCTCCTGCTGGCCGTCGCTGTCGCCCTGGGGGCAGCCGTCGGTTGCAGCATGCTGAACAACGACAACGCGGAACAGCGCAGCGGGCTGCTCGCcgatccggccaccgccaagAAGGTGCCCGAGATGTCGTCCCAAGAAGCGATCACGGAGTGCAACCGAACGTTCATCATCACGACCGAGTACTGGAACGAGCTGAACGAAACCGGAAGCTTCCCGGACGAAACGGACCGGATACCGCTG TGTTTTGTCCGATGCTATCTGAAGGCGCTCGGAATCCTGACGGAGGACGATAGAGTCAACAAGGAGCAAGCGCTGGCACTGAGCTGGGCCACCGCTGGCGAGACGATCGACGAGTGTCTGGATGAGATGA CCGGAACTACGTGCGAGAAAGCTTACTATCTCACGCGCTGCGTTATGACCCGAGCGCTGGTAGACGGCAGGAGCAAAGACAACAAATAG
- the LOC131211261 gene encoding uncharacterized protein LOC131211261 — protein sequence MAFKVVALAVLLVIVAINATPQFDQLPGGMTPPSVGEMPVGGNQTNPGDMANNMNMTVPENPAGGVGGAENATMPSNIGSGLPNRIGNSIRNRNSNRNKGH from the exons ATGGCATTCAAAGTTGTGGCTCTCGCCGTCCTGCTGGTCATCGTGG CCATCAACGCTACGCCGCAGTTTGACCAGCTGCCCGGAGGCATGACACCACCGTCCGTGGGTGAGATGCCGGTCGGAGGAAACCAGACGAACCCGGGCGATATGGCCAACAACATGAACATGACCGTCCCGGAG AACCCGGCCGGAGGAGTCGGTGGAGCCGAAAACGCCACCATGCCGTCCAACATTGGCAGTGGCCTCCCGAACCGGATCGGCAACAGCatccgcaaccgcaacagcaaccgaaacAAAGGACACTAG
- the LOC131212856 gene encoding glucose dehydrogenase [FAD, quinone] isoform X1, with the protein MDIRTHRRGDHSSDTATMSTCACPMSSPVGATLAALCGGPQYMLFMGLLEVFIRSQCDLEDPCGRMKAKSTRGVDYEYDFIVVGGGSGGSVIASRLSEIKNWKVLLIEAGPDEPTGAQIPSMFLNYLGSDIDWKYNTEPEQHGCLGSPEQRCYWPRGKVLGGTSVLNGMMYIRGNPQDYDDWEAQGNAGWKWKDVLPYFMKSEDNQQINEVDSKYHSTGGMLPVGRFPYNPPFSHSVLKAGEELGYQVQDLNGANTTGFMIAQMTNRNGIRYSAARSFLRPAVNRPNLHILLNTTVTKVLVHPTSKTAHGVEIVDEDAHMRKILVKKEVIVAGGAVNSPQILLLSGIGPKAHLEKVGVRQLHELPGVGHNLHNHVAYFINFFLNDTNTAPLNWATAMEYLLFRDGLMSGTGVSAVTAKISSRYAERADDPDLQFYFGGYLADCAKTGQVGELLSNDSRAVQIFPAVLHPKSRGYIELKSNDPLEHPKIVVNYLQEDHDVKVLVEGIKFAVRLSETEALQAYGMVLDRTPVKACQEFDFGTQEYWECAVRQNTGAENHQAGSCKMGPTSDPMAVVDHELRVHGVRNLRVVDASVMPKVTSGNTNAPVIMIAEKGAHLIRRAWGAR; encoded by the exons ATGGAcatccg AACTCATCGGCGCGGGGACCATTCCAGCGACACCGCCACGATGTCTACCTGTGCGTGCCCGATGTCGAGCCCGGTCGGGGCCACCCTGGCCGCACTCTGCGGTGGCCCGCAGTACATGCTGTTTATGGGGCTGCTGGAGGTGTTCATTAGGTCGCAGTGCGACCTGGAGGACCCGTGTGGCCGCATGAAG GCAAAGTCTACGCGCGGTGTCGACTACGAGTACGATTTCATTGTCGTCGGTGGCGGATCGGGTGGCTCGGTGATTGCGTCACGGTTGTCGGAAATCAAGAACTGGAAGGTACTCCTGATCGAGGCAG GACCCGACGAACCGACCGGTGCGCAGATCCCGTCCATGTTCCTGAACTACCTCGGCAGTGACATCGACTGGAAGTACAACACGGAACCGGAGCAGCACGGGTGTCTCGGGTCACCGGAGCAGCGCTGCTACTGGCCCCGTGGTAAGGTACTCGGCGGCACATCGGTCCTCAACGGCATGATGTACATCCGGGGCAACCCGCAGGACTACGACGACTGGGAAGCGCAAGGGAACGCGGGCTGGAAGTGGAAGGACGTGCTGCCGTACTTCATGAAGTCCGAGGACAACCAGCAGATCAACGAGGTCGACTCGAAGTACCACTCGACCGGTGGCAtgcttccggtcggtcgcttcCCGTACAACCCACCGTTCTCGCACTCGGTCCTGAAGGCTGGCGAGGAACTCGGCTACCAGGTGCAGGATCTGAACGGGGCGAACACGACCGGGTTCATGATCGCGCAGATGACCAACCGGAACGGCATCCGGTACAGTGCGGCCCGGTCCTTCCTGCGGCCGGCGGTCAACCGACCCAACCTGCACATCCTTCTGAACACGACCGTCACCAAGGTGCTGGTCCATCCGACCTCCAAGACGGCGCACGGTGTCGAGATCGTCGACGAGGATGCGCACATGCGCAAGATTCTCGTCAAGAAGGAGGTGATCGTGGCCGGTGGGGCCGTTAACTCGCCGCAGATCCTCCTGCTCAGTGGCATCGGACCGAAGGCTCACCTGGAGAAGGTTGGCGTCCGGCAGCTCCACGAGCTGCCCGGTGTGGGCCACAACCTGCACAATCACGTGGCGTACTTTATCAACTTCTTCCTGAACGACACCAATACGGCCCCACTGAACTGGGCCACCGCCATGGAGTATCTGCTGTTCCGGGACGGGCTCATGTCCGGGACCGGCGTGTCGGCCGTCACGGCCAAGATCAGCTCCCGGTATGCGGAGCGGGCTGACGATCCCGATCTGCAGTTCTACTTCGGAGGCTACCTGGCCGACTGCGCCAAGACGGGCCAGGTTGGGGAGCTGCTCAGTAACGATTCGCGCGCGGTCCAGATCTTCCCGGCCGTCCTGCACCCGAAGAGCCGCGGTTACATCGAGCTGAAGTCGAACGATCCGCTCGAGCACCCGAAGATCGTGGTGAACTACCTGCAGGAAGATCACGACGTGAAGGTGCTGGTGGAGGGCATCAAGTTTGCCGTTCGCCTGTCGGAAACCGAAGCACTGCAGGCGTACGGTATGGTCCTGGACCGGACGCCCGTCAAGGCGTGCCAGGAGTTTGACTTTGGAACGCAG GAGTACTGGGAGTGTGCCGTCCGGCAAAACACGGGCGCCGAGAACCATCAGGCGGGCTCGTGCAAGATGGGACCCACCAGCGACCCGATGGCCGTCGTGGACCACGAGTTGCGGGTGCACGGCGTGCGGAACCTCCGGGTGGTCGATGCGTCCGTCATGCCGAAGGTCACGTCCGGCAACACGAACGCGCCGGTCATCATGATCGCCGAGAAGGGCGCCCATCTCATCCGTAGAGCGTGGGGAGCCCGCTAG
- the LOC131212856 gene encoding glucose dehydrogenase [FAD, quinone] isoform X2 — MSTCACPMSSPVGATLAALCGGPQYMLFMGLLEVFIRSQCDLEDPCGRMKAKSTRGVDYEYDFIVVGGGSGGSVIASRLSEIKNWKVLLIEAGPDEPTGAQIPSMFLNYLGSDIDWKYNTEPEQHGCLGSPEQRCYWPRGKVLGGTSVLNGMMYIRGNPQDYDDWEAQGNAGWKWKDVLPYFMKSEDNQQINEVDSKYHSTGGMLPVGRFPYNPPFSHSVLKAGEELGYQVQDLNGANTTGFMIAQMTNRNGIRYSAARSFLRPAVNRPNLHILLNTTVTKVLVHPTSKTAHGVEIVDEDAHMRKILVKKEVIVAGGAVNSPQILLLSGIGPKAHLEKVGVRQLHELPGVGHNLHNHVAYFINFFLNDTNTAPLNWATAMEYLLFRDGLMSGTGVSAVTAKISSRYAERADDPDLQFYFGGYLADCAKTGQVGELLSNDSRAVQIFPAVLHPKSRGYIELKSNDPLEHPKIVVNYLQEDHDVKVLVEGIKFAVRLSETEALQAYGMVLDRTPVKACQEFDFGTQEYWECAVRQNTGAENHQAGSCKMGPTSDPMAVVDHELRVHGVRNLRVVDASVMPKVTSGNTNAPVIMIAEKGAHLIRRAWGAR, encoded by the exons ATGTCTACCTGTGCGTGCCCGATGTCGAGCCCGGTCGGGGCCACCCTGGCCGCACTCTGCGGTGGCCCGCAGTACATGCTGTTTATGGGGCTGCTGGAGGTGTTCATTAGGTCGCAGTGCGACCTGGAGGACCCGTGTGGCCGCATGAAG GCAAAGTCTACGCGCGGTGTCGACTACGAGTACGATTTCATTGTCGTCGGTGGCGGATCGGGTGGCTCGGTGATTGCGTCACGGTTGTCGGAAATCAAGAACTGGAAGGTACTCCTGATCGAGGCAG GACCCGACGAACCGACCGGTGCGCAGATCCCGTCCATGTTCCTGAACTACCTCGGCAGTGACATCGACTGGAAGTACAACACGGAACCGGAGCAGCACGGGTGTCTCGGGTCACCGGAGCAGCGCTGCTACTGGCCCCGTGGTAAGGTACTCGGCGGCACATCGGTCCTCAACGGCATGATGTACATCCGGGGCAACCCGCAGGACTACGACGACTGGGAAGCGCAAGGGAACGCGGGCTGGAAGTGGAAGGACGTGCTGCCGTACTTCATGAAGTCCGAGGACAACCAGCAGATCAACGAGGTCGACTCGAAGTACCACTCGACCGGTGGCAtgcttccggtcggtcgcttcCCGTACAACCCACCGTTCTCGCACTCGGTCCTGAAGGCTGGCGAGGAACTCGGCTACCAGGTGCAGGATCTGAACGGGGCGAACACGACCGGGTTCATGATCGCGCAGATGACCAACCGGAACGGCATCCGGTACAGTGCGGCCCGGTCCTTCCTGCGGCCGGCGGTCAACCGACCCAACCTGCACATCCTTCTGAACACGACCGTCACCAAGGTGCTGGTCCATCCGACCTCCAAGACGGCGCACGGTGTCGAGATCGTCGACGAGGATGCGCACATGCGCAAGATTCTCGTCAAGAAGGAGGTGATCGTGGCCGGTGGGGCCGTTAACTCGCCGCAGATCCTCCTGCTCAGTGGCATCGGACCGAAGGCTCACCTGGAGAAGGTTGGCGTCCGGCAGCTCCACGAGCTGCCCGGTGTGGGCCACAACCTGCACAATCACGTGGCGTACTTTATCAACTTCTTCCTGAACGACACCAATACGGCCCCACTGAACTGGGCCACCGCCATGGAGTATCTGCTGTTCCGGGACGGGCTCATGTCCGGGACCGGCGTGTCGGCCGTCACGGCCAAGATCAGCTCCCGGTATGCGGAGCGGGCTGACGATCCCGATCTGCAGTTCTACTTCGGAGGCTACCTGGCCGACTGCGCCAAGACGGGCCAGGTTGGGGAGCTGCTCAGTAACGATTCGCGCGCGGTCCAGATCTTCCCGGCCGTCCTGCACCCGAAGAGCCGCGGTTACATCGAGCTGAAGTCGAACGATCCGCTCGAGCACCCGAAGATCGTGGTGAACTACCTGCAGGAAGATCACGACGTGAAGGTGCTGGTGGAGGGCATCAAGTTTGCCGTTCGCCTGTCGGAAACCGAAGCACTGCAGGCGTACGGTATGGTCCTGGACCGGACGCCCGTCAAGGCGTGCCAGGAGTTTGACTTTGGAACGCAG GAGTACTGGGAGTGTGCCGTCCGGCAAAACACGGGCGCCGAGAACCATCAGGCGGGCTCGTGCAAGATGGGACCCACCAGCGACCCGATGGCCGTCGTGGACCACGAGTTGCGGGTGCACGGCGTGCGGAACCTCCGGGTGGTCGATGCGTCCGTCATGCCGAAGGTCACGTCCGGCAACACGAACGCGCCGGTCATCATGATCGCCGAGAAGGGCGCCCATCTCATCCGTAGAGCGTGGGGAGCCCGCTAG